In Anticarsia gemmatalis isolate Benzon Research Colony breed Stoneville strain chromosome 4, ilAntGemm2 primary, whole genome shotgun sequence, the DNA window ATTAAGGCACGAAGAGGAGCggaaaattaattgaaatgttGCCCCCGAGGTGTCTCTGAAACAACTCTCATCTTTGTGATGTAATTACCAAATGTTAGTATAGGCAGAACAATGTGTTTTCTTTTGCTTTCTAGATAATTAACAATGTATTTTCTGGTAATAATGATGTTATTAAGACTCACGTTACGATACGTTGTACGTAGGTAAATACACGCTGCTGTTTAACATTTGAACTAGTAAAGTTTTCagttaatgttaaaatattttccagcGGAATAGAGAACGCTCcactttacttaaaatatactgtCTTTTGAAGCATGTGGAGGACACGAGAATACACTACTATTTGAACGCTTCTTATTCTTCTGCTTTTATGCATGTCCTgcttttgctttttttattaactgaCTTTGATGGTAGTTTGGCTTCCAAATTgatataagtacatattagAGGCATTGTGTGTTTTGAGGTACATATGTAGATACTTACCAATCGGATTTAATCTCTACCTAACTCTACTTAAATGTAAATTCAGAATTGTATTTTTCTagatatttattgtactttgtaTACTAAAATGGcttgtgtgtttgtgtatgtcATAGTATTTATTTCAGAATGCTGCTCTAGGTCACCTCGAGAAGAATGCAACCACAACCTATCGTCAGAACAATTCATCTGAGTTAAAagaattgtattgtattgtgcAATTTACGTGATATCATGCACCTATACTATTGTTTACTTGCTACCTAGATATTAACTATGCATAGTTATATATTCAACATGCGTTTAGCTCATAAGTTATGTTTAATGAATTGTTGTGTAATTATCGGAACATGATTTTAGGAAATAAATTGCAACACTCAAACTTTAATCAGTAAACTTTAAGCACCAGAAGCTAAATGCGCTTAAAatagacataaaataaaacctagaattctctacatattttaaaacaaagatagGCAAAAAATCTCACTGTTGTCTTCTTTCAAagcatattttaaaagacaaattttagattctaataatatgtttttataataacaggAGCTTCTTCGAGAGAAGCAGCAGCATTTAGAGCGACTGTTACGTGAACGGGAGCTGGAAAGAGCCGAGATGGCGAAGATCACGCTGCAGGCAGACCGCGCTGAAACTGCCGTCACACAACTTAAGAAAGAGGCTGCTCAGGTATACCTTTCTATAAGCATTTTACACCACAACTGTAGTACGATTATCTGCGCTCGGAACTATGACTAGCGAGTGCTTGAGGtttaaaagtactttaaaaataatttataattattaatactgaatagagccatagccagttgcacttaccggtcggtaaacaatctgtggggtAAGCAAActttggtgcggtcattccatagatgggtgaccgcatagtggtatttgaactgggcgtcttcgtgcttcggagggcacgtaaaaagtcggtcccggttgttgtcaattaagataacagtcgttaagccatgtcaaaggcctctcggtcggcttgaacaacgttgacactaggttgaccgctaaccatacAATAGATAGATAGAGGAGACTGAATACAGAAGGGATATTGATCAGCTTTTCATAGCAAAGAAACAACATTTGTCGAGAACTACTAGGTTGTCAATAGCTGAAAATGTTAGAAAGTGTCGGGTCTGATCATGTCCATTACCCGATGAATAGTAGGTGCAGTAGCTTTTTATGTCTAGAAACATGTGTTAATACTTAAAGATGACGCAGATACGCAGAACTGTCTGCTAGTCTCCACCTCACGTGGAGATCGTGGCAGTCGACTTCAGTCGAGCACTAACGCCAAGTTTAAGTGGTgctcaaaatattttagtaattacatTGCATGTTGAAGTGAGAAAGACTTAGGTACTCAGATTTGAGTGCCGTTTCAATATTCGTAAAGCAATAAAATGTTGATCTATTGAAATTAATGGGTGATAAAAATGTTCTGAAAGAAGGTCTCAAATTTTACTCCGCAACCCGATCTGtccaatatattatgtttaccgTGAATACTTCGTAGTCGGTCAGACGATCAAAGCagacattaatttgttttttttattaaacttctgAGTATTAGGACGAATcgattcaaacatttttatttcgttcaaTTCTCGACGAAACGGTGATGTGCCAATATTCGCTTTTTATCAAACCCGTTTTAAACGCTAACAAaacgttttaacaaaaaaacaatgattaagAATTAATTCGTAATCACTGTAAGCTTTTAGCATACAAAAACAAagcaattataaaaaataacaaccaGCGAATTAAAAGTAGATAATCATCTTTGTACATGTGAGAAAAAATACGTGTTTTTGCGAAGATCAATAAACTCTATATATAGGTGCTCATTAGTATTCACTATTGTAAACAAACTTTGAACCCTAAACCAACATGGCAGTTACGTGAGAGTTTTACATCCAACTTAATTTATTCCAACCACCATCTtctatatacagggtgtcccaaaactcaacgataatccgagacaggatgaaaggccaagtcataccggttacaggaaaaaaaaaaaaaatccatatcacttagttcagcaataatagacacttttcaaaaaagttgaaattccacacccttggtcgcattttcaagtcctgtcatcaccaatgtcacaatttcgctgtgtttttttaaatttcgtgatcttaattaaatatgctattcatcgtataacaaattaatgcacaaaacatcgtttatttaataaaaaaagttaagttttagtgagtcatctttctcaaaaatatcgttagtcaactttgacgcttcatactgaaaaaaaaatgtactacactacccttggcaagttatttcaaaagttggcgcatttaatcaagatttcaaaatggtataacacttgccacttttcttgccattaaaaatgttatttttatttgaacgaagagtatcctcgcagatggatcggacgcagtggtacaattttatggcatcctcgttccccgatctaaatctagtagatattttttactgggaatgcataaaagaaaaagtttattcaaaatcaatacaaaatctatcagaacttcgccagaaattTGACACAGCGCCAGAAGAattaaatgcaaggaatttcgcttgactggtgaaaaaatcttttgtacgccgttgcagagcctgtattcgtgccagaggaaagcaattatttttaagtaaagaggtaattgagtcagtccataacaaatatttaatgtaataaacataataggttataacaatttaaaaaaaacaatgaacgaaccatcgatcttatttaattattctctttaaactaaagtaattccgaattgttttcctctggcatgaattcaggctctgcaacgccttacaaaagacctttgcaccagtcaatcaaaattccttgcatttatttcctctgacgttgtgtcaattttctggctaagttctgatagattttgtattgatttcgaataaactttttcttttatgcattcccagtaaaaaatatctactggatttagatcgggagaacgaggaggccataaaattgtaccactgcgtccgatccaattgcgaggatactcttcgttcaaataaaaataacatttttaatggcaagaaaagtggcaagtgttataccattttgaaatcttgattaaatgcgccaacttttgaaataacttgccaagggtagtgtagtacatttttttttcagtatgaagcgtcaaagttgactaacgatatttttgagaaagatgactcactaaaacttaactttttttattaaataaacgatgttttgtgcattaatttgttatacgatgaatagcatatttaattaagatcacgaaatttaaaaaaacacagcgaaattgtgacattggtgatcacaggacttgaaaatgcgaccaagggtgtggaatttcaacttttttgaaaagtgtctattattgctgaactaagtgatatagaattttttttttatttttcctataaccggtatgacttggcctttcatcctgtctcggtttatcgttgagttttgggacaccctgtatatatcgTCGGCCTAGAATCCCCAAGGATACTAAATGAAGGGAAATTTGCGATATTCTTCTTCTTCGCTACACTCTTGGCAGAGTGGTCGTGGTCATCGGATTTGcgatatataaaagtaaaataattattccgctgatttttatggtttttatattatgagtaCTTACTTACGTTATTACTACTCAAACAAGTGTCAAAGTTAAAGCCCAAAGGCCCTTGACATGGCTTATCAACTGTTATGTTAATTGATTACAATAAGAAATTTCTGCAAGGATATAATCTTAAGTAATGTAAAACGAAACTAAAAGTCATCACtcaaaagaaaaacttatataaaaacagtGCAATTACTAGAACCTTCATATTTTAGTCTAACAACTCGTAATCTTATTCGTAAAAATATTGGAAGGAGTACCAAGACTTTATTCAGATTTTATCGCCAAAGATTTTTACTGCTGGAGCCGTCTTCCTATAAAAAGATCAAGTACCCAGTAATCGGTTTCTAAGATCGTCACACTTTCCTTTCATAAGAGCTAGCGTCTTTCAGACGCTGTTTGCATAATCCTTCTTTGTGAGAGAACATTTTGCCCCAGTTTCGTCGATAAGATGGTTATTTCAGACTTTATGTAGTACATTAAAAGTTTACAGTTTACTGTCCTTTTAAGACAAAAGCTAGAGAGTTGTTATATTTCTTACCTTGAGAGTTCGGAATAATACTTGAATGACTTCTTTCGTCTAAGATTTTACACTTTCTTTGAAATAGAGACAAAAGAATCAGGATACCTACAGTAGCTAAGTCAACTTATTCGACACTCTTTTCAACGTGTTACGAACATATTACAGAATAGACCTACTAGCACTGGTAGTAATGGTTCGATTAAccatattgatttaaataagtaGACGCCGTAGACGGTTCGGTTCCGACACATTAGGTTTCAGGAATAGATTGTTTAAAATTGTCCTTGCAGCGCTTTTGCCGATGTCGTTATCAGGTGATGCTATTGCCTAAATTAGAGTAATTTTGATTAAGCTTAGCATGTACCGGTTTCATATCCTTACTCGAGTCTCGAGTCAAACCttcatgtattaaaaaaatcccTGTCGACATGGAATAAGCTTAAAAGGTGTCTTATATCAATTTTTTCGTGTATCAGGCTGCCACAGAGAACAGTAAGTTGAAGGCTGAACTGGACAAGATCACGCAGCAGCTCGACGATGAGAAGCAGAAGGTGGAAGATCTCATGTTCAGCAACGAAgaagaaaatatcaataaagaagaatataatgtgagttttaaactttcacgttgAATAACAGCTATAAACTACAATACTTTACTTATTGCCATTGTAAGGGCTCGTACATACAGTGCCGGCGGGTTACGCGGCCGTCATTTGTTTCTAACATTCGAGCGACAATGCTTGGTATTGACAGCTCTGCGGGGCATGTGCCGGCATTGTGTAGTAGCCGTAATATGTGCCTAAATGTCAAGCAATCAATTGATAGTTGCATATTTAGAAAACGAGTTATGAATcaataagaatttattaattgacgttataatattttctttttcagagATATAAGGAGGCAATGGAGGTATGTAATAAGTTATAttgagtattaaaataattgattaaatcCTGTGTAAGTGTATAGAAATCATACACACAACAGTCGGTTacacaaactaaattatattttggtcAATTAATGACTTAGTATGAAGAAGAAATATCGCTTAGTTAGAGGAAATCATTAGATAGCGATAAATACTCATGAATTGAATTCATAAAAAAGTCCCGTTTAATAAAGCATTATCGAACACTATCCAATTTAATTCAAACAGGTAAAGAAATAAACGTGATTTGCTCTTCTATTAGGGATTCATAGGCTTTATTTTGTGATGTAGCGTGAGTTAGCCCTTCGCGAGCGCACGTGCCAGCAGCTGGAGGTGGACTTAGAGCTGCAGCGTGTTCGCTCGGAGGCCAACGCTACCGCGCTGCGCAACCTGGAGCAACAGCGGAACCTCGACGCTAACGCCGCCGCCGAACAACACCGGGAGGAACTCAATGCTGCGCATAGTAAGACCCTTTTTATTCTaactattttattctaattattttctGGAACATATTGATATTGCGAAATTCCATTTTCTTTTCCAAAAACGCACAACTATAATTGAAAAGTGTCCCTACTTTAATACAGATGAAGGCTTTTGCCATTTATTGGTTTTTCCTACCGTTCATCAAATTCCTCAAATTGAACCTCGCAATACCCGATCAGTCGTAAACACAATGCATTTTTATTCGAATAACTTGAGATTATAAACCAATAACTTTCATCAAGTCAAGTTTCTAAAACGTCACAAAGCCGTTAATATAATGGATTAACAAATctcaattaaataacattttcttatttcagcTCTGTCATCTGAACTGCAAAAACTATTAGACGAAGCTTACGTTCTccttaaagaaaaagaaaacgaaAAAGATTCTCTAGGTAAAAGCATGTCGGATGAACTGGCGCGAGTCAAGATTGACTCAGAAAAGGCATTGAACGAGGCTAAGACAAAGATGGCTATCGCTCAAACAGAGTATGAAACACAAGTGTCTGTGTTAACCGCTAAACTGCAACTAGCAGAGTCCAAACTCGACACTGAAAAACAGAATTTAGAAAGATTAAATAAGGAAAACAGCcaaattattatagatttaaatacTAAGTTGACTCAGCTACAGGCTGCTGTGGATGATAAGACATTGGAACTGAACAAAGGTAACAACATAACGTTTTAAatgaacttttgttttatataatatccattttttcccggggtaaaaagtatcccatCTAAGTGATAAAATGTGTGCAATATTTCATGAAGCTATTGCTGGAAGATTAATAAACATGCTTACAATCTTACATAGAAATctttctatattaaaatataatcaatatattatttagatgGTACGGTAATAATCTTATTTCATTTCACAGTTGTCGGTGTCAGCAAAGAGCATGAAGTGAACCTGAACAAGGAAATCACTAAGCTGCGAATGGAACTCAGCGCTAAAGTATTAGACTTAGAACAGTTAGAAGACTCCAAGAAAAAACAAGAAACAGCACTCAAAACACTACAAGATGAAATCAATCGCGTCAAGGAAgaatacaacaataaaattaatgagtATGAAGGTTTGTTGAACGAAGTCAcacaacaaaatgaaaaaaataaaacagaaatgttAGAATTACAACAAAGTCTTAACACCAAGACTAAGGAGTATGAAAAACTGATGCAAGAACTAAGTGAGTCTTCCAATTCTTCAGAGAAACTTGTAAGTGAatataaacaaactattcaTGAACGAGACAAGGAGATTATCAAACTCAAAGATGATTTCGAACAAACGACTGCCAACTTTAATATAAAGCACAGTAAGATCGCTGAAGAACATAAGAAGGAAATTGATGAACGCAACACTAAAATAGAACAACTGTTGAAAGAGATCGAGGAACATAAACATTCCTTAGATCAAAGTAAGGTTGAGTTCGAGACTTTGAATTCACAGTTCAATATTAACGCAGACGAATTGAAACAATTGAGAGAAgaaaatgaaaaactaaaacaGTCTGTGAATGATCTAACTCAAAGCAATAATGAACTTAAAACCAAAATATCTGAAATGGAGTTAGAAATTGGTGAATGCAGACGTCAATTTGAGAGTGCTAATGAAAAGTGCGCTGAGTTACAGAAGGCTAAAGAAAAAATTGAATCTGAGTACATGAATCTTACTGGACAGACTACAGACTCTAATGAGCAGTTCAACAAATTGTCTCAACATCTGAAAGAGACTGAGAAAGAATTACAAGACCTTAAAGATAAGCACAGAGAGACTGTTAATACATATGCACGTACTGAACAAGAACTTAAACAGAAGTTGTTTAAAATACAAGAAGACTTCTCTGTGGAGCGTGCGCAGTTGGTAGACTCTGtcaatcaaaatattgaaaagctGAAGGAAGCAGACGGCAAGGTCAAAGAGCTTGAAACTCAAACTACTGACATAAATATTCGTCTTGGCAATCTCCAGTCTGATAATGACAAACTTCTCGAtgaaaatacaatattgaaGAAGGAGATTGAAGCACTGAAGATTAAAGAACAAGAAGTGAATAATGACCACGAGGCAGCTTGTAAGAAATTAGAAGTCgatattgaaaaatacaaagaaGAAATATCTATTCTGAAAGCAGAAGGAGCGACGTCGGAGGTCAAGCTTATGGAAAAGGTAGACCAGCTAACAGAGGCCCAAAATGACTTGAATAACAAGCTAGAAGAAGCAAGGAAACACGAAGATTCgttgcaaaaaatattagatGATATGACATCTCAACTTAATAACCAAAAGGTACAGCATGAAAAAGAAATATCACAATTGCAAAATAACTTAACAGCTGCCACAGAAGAATCTGAGAAGTATAAAACTGAGGAAAGTCGTCTAAAAGAGCTGTTAGAGCAAAACCAAAATAGTGTCAAAGATCTCACTCTGAAGCTAGAAATGATTGAAGTTGATCTTAAATCAAAAACTGAAATAGTTGCTGAAAAAGATCGCCAAGTTGCACAAATAAATGAGGAACTCAGTAAAGCGACTGAAAACAAAAAGCAGCTTGAAGAAAAACTAAACAGTGCTGCTCTAGAAACTAACgaattaaaacagaaatatgATAATCTTACAGCTAACTTCTCTGCGGAAGAAAGTGTCCTTAAAGAGCAGCTCACTCAGTTAGAAAATCTAAGAAAAGAAATGACTGTTTTAGTTCAAGATAAACAATCATTAGAATCTAAGTGCAGCGAGACTTTAGTAGAACTAAGCGAATTGAAGAAGTCCTTAGAAGAGAaagatagtttaattaaatctcaAAATGAGAAGAACGAGACTGAGTCCCGCAAAGTAGCTGAATTAAATGAGACAATACTGACTCTTAAACAAGAAATACAAACACAAGAAGCGCTGGTACGTGAGAGGGACGGACAAATAGCGCGAACTGAGCAGCAGTTACGTTCGGGAACACACGAATCACTATTGGAAATGTCAATGCttcattatgaaaataacagtaGAGCTTCCGCAGACAGTGTACGTGCATTAGAAACTCTCCGTGCTAGAGTTAAAAATCTAGAAACTGAAATCCAAACTAGGGACAGTAAACTCGAAGAACTtcagaaaattgaaaaagaaCAAGTAGAACTCAAGAAACTCGCAGATGAAGCTGTAGCGACGAAGGCAGCCATGGATGATTTGAAAAAACAATTAGAAAAGTCCGAAAAAGATATCCAACAACTGACTAGTATTAATGAAGCtcaaaaacttaattatgaaGACTTAAACAAGCAGCTGCAAACTCAAtttgatgaatttaaaaaagAGAGCAAGCGTGCGAAGCATGAACTTAAGGCAGCTTTGGTTAACTACGAAAAGGAATTGAAGGAATCCAAAGACAAAGTCGCAGTAGAAATAgataaacaaaatcaattgCAGCAAAAACTGACTGaatctgaaaagaaaatatcagaAATATCACAGAAACTGGAATTGGTGACAGTTCAACAAAGTAGTGACGTGGAAAAAGATAAACAATTAGAGAAATTGACCACTGAACTGCATGCGGCCAAACAACATTCGGAAGACATAGTGGCCAAGAATGAAAACCTAATCAAGAATCTTAAAGCAGATATTGAAAATAAGATGAAAGATTTGAAACAAAAAGatgatttaattaacaaattgcAAGAGGAAATCAAGGTACGacaaattcataaaatcacagaaaaaaaataaacagtactgctattttaaccgactttaaaaaaaggaggaggttctcaattcgtcgcgatatttttatcattttaacatcatattttttatttttagaagcaGAAAACGAAAGTAGAGTTAGCAGAACGTGAAAAGGTTCTGTTGCAAAAAGAGAAcgtaactaaattaaaagataaaaatgacAACAATGCGATGGGAGTGTTGGGAGAAGGCGACACCGCGCCGCCAAAGTAAGTCTAGTAGCGCGACTCTCCACAGCCggtactaacgagtatcgaaaatttggtatttaaaatatactgaacaattcatttttattattactttaaagaaTCTGGCTGATAGGAAGTTACTTtacctttaaataatttgtataaaacagGCGTTTATCATAAGAACTCTTATTGCAGGACGTCAGACGATAAAGAGATGATAGACGGACAGGTGAGCTTCCTGAACTCGGTGATAGTGGACATGCAACGTAAGAACGAGCAGCTAATGGCAAGGGTACAGGCGCTAGAGGGCGGCACCGTCGTCCCAGAACCTATCTTGTAAGTTAaatcttcataatatttgattaattacaaattacataACGTCTTTGAAGGTGGAGTTACAACATAATGGTTAAGAAAATGCTACATTCATGCATTATTTAATGCTACATACTGAATATCATATAGTATCTTACAAAGCTGTATATGTATACTGTTGGcgtgtctataaataaataaataaataaattacaataataaaggTAGTGACTCTCACTCACACTTAATAAAGTGTTCTTCAAAGTTGTCTATGtctctataaatattaatattctgaTTACAGCAATGGTCGCAAAGCCCGTGCAGTAGCGCCGCGTTTGTTTTGCGACATATGCGACGTGTTCGACGCACACGACACGGAAGAGTGCCCGCGACAGTCGGCCGAGCCCGACGCGCCGCCCACTCCGGCCaaccgccgcgcgccgccgccaccCAGGCCTTACTGCGATATTTGTGAAGGTACATCGACTTTACAGACATATACCACGATAAAATACACGACTTTAGACAATCAACAACTTCTAATACTATTTACATTTATAGCTCAACCGGCTTTATATAGCACTAATACAGAACTACCGGCGCCGATAATACCtacttttttcgtaaataatagcaatataataacaacaatttataatgttttgtattcatgttcattttataaattatagttttgtttattcCAGTATTCGGCCACGCAAC includes these proteins:
- the CLIP-190 gene encoding cytoplasmic linker protein 190 isoform X8 is translated as MPVETKISFSDGSSTDTLRKLSDDSSRKHLSDHSVVLTEDTDSFIIGERVWVGGTKPGQIAYIGETQFAPGEWAGIVLDEPIGKNDGSVAGVRYFQCPEKRGVFSRLTRLTRVPLITHAPHDASPISDAGSVFERPPSGTRLRRAHSPNGSVRSIVSSKMNASISTTTNGEVRVGDRVIVSSSRGSKAGTLRYVGVTDFATGIWAGVELDDPLGKNDGSVDGKRYFDCSPRFGLFAPISKVSRSPSNRKPGACAIHSNGRATPLRRSNSRESLTSLGTSIASSRVGVRLGVTSLGAQRVGGPRASSTPVSAKNALQELLREKQQHLERLLRERELERAEMAKITLQADRAETAVTQLKKEAAQAATENSKLKAELDKITQQLDDEKQKVEDLMFSNEEENINKEEYNRYKEAMERELALRERTCQQLEVDLELQRVRSEANATALRNLEQQRNLDANAAAEQHREELNAAHTLSSELQKLLDEAYVLLKEKENEKDSLGKSMSDELARVKIDSEKALNEAKTKMAIAQTEYETQVSVLTAKLQLAESKLDTEKQNLERLNKENSQIIIDLNTKLTQLQAAVDDKTLELNKVVGVSKEHEVNLNKEITKLRMELSAKVLDLEQLEDSKKKQETALKTLQDEINRVKEEYNNKINEYEGLLNEVTQQNEKNKTEMLELQQSLNTKTKEYEKLMQELSESSNSSEKLVSEYKQTIHERDKEIIKLKDDFEQTTANFNIKHSKIAEEHKKEIDERNTKIEQLLKEIEEHKHSLDQSKVEFETLNSQFNINADELKQLREENEKLKQSVNDLTQSNNELKTKISEMELEIGECRRQFESANEKCAELQKAKEKIESEYMNLTGQTTDSNEQFNKLSQHLKETEKELQDLKDKHRETVNTYARTEQELKQKLFKIQEDFSVERAQLVDSVNQNIEKLKEADGKVKELETQTTDINIRLGNLQSDNDKLLDENTILKKEIEALKIKEQEVNNDHEAACKKLEVDIEKYKEEISILKAEGATSEVKLMEKVDQLTEAQNDLNNKLEEARKHEDSLQKILDDMTSQLNNQKVQHEKEISQLQNNLTAATEESEKYKTEESRLKELLEQNQNSVKDLTLKLEMIEVDLKSKTEIVAEKDRQVAQINEELSKATENKKQLEEKLNSAALETNELKQKYDNLTANFSAEESVLKEQLTQLENLRKEMTVLVQDKQSLESKCSETLVELSELKKSLEEKDSLIKSQNEKNETESRKVAELNETILTLKQEIQTQEALVRERDGQIARTEQQLRSGTHESLLEMSMLHYENNSRASADSVRALETLRARVKNLETEIQTRDSKLEELQKIEKEQVELKKLADEAVATKAAMDDLKKQLEKSEKDIQQLTSINEAQKLNYEDLNKQLQTQFDEFKKESKRAKHELKAALVNYEKELKESKDKVAVEIDKQNQLQQKLTESEKKISEISQKLELVTVQQSSDVEKDKQLEKLTTELHAAKQHSEDIVAKNENLIKNLKADIENKMKDLKQKDDLINKLQEEIKKQKTKVELAEREKVLLQKENVTKLKDKNDNNAMGVLGEGDTAPPKTSDDKEMIDGQVSFLNSVIVDMQRKNEQLMARVQALEGGTVVPEPIFNGRKARAVAPRLFCDICDVFDAHDTEECPRQSAEPDAPPTPANRRAPPPPRPYCDICEVFGHATENCDEEETF
- the CLIP-190 gene encoding cytoplasmic linker protein 190 isoform X9, translated to MDALWEKYPRRLSEAGLRRSSDHSVVLTEDTDSFIIGERVWVGGTKPGQIAYIGETQFAPGEWAGIVLDEPIGKNDGSVAGVRYFQCPEKRGVFSRLTRLTRVPLITHAPHDASPISDAGSVFERPPSGTRLRRAHSPNGSVRSIVSSKMNASISTTTNGEVRVGDRVIVSSSRGSKAGTLRYVGVTDFATGIWAGVELDDPLGKNDGSVDGKRYFDCSPRFGLFAPISKVSRSPSNRKPGACAIHSNGRATPLRRSNSRESLTSLGTSIASSRVGVRLGVTSLGAQRVGGPRASSTPVSAKNALQELLREKQQHLERLLRERELERAEMAKITLQADRAETAVTQLKKEAAQAATENSKLKAELDKITQQLDDEKQKVEDLMFSNEEENINKEEYNRYKEAMERELALRERTCQQLEVDLELQRVRSEANATALRNLEQQRNLDANAAAEQHREELNAAHTLSSELQKLLDEAYVLLKEKENEKDSLGKSMSDELARVKIDSEKALNEAKTKMAIAQTEYETQVSVLTAKLQLAESKLDTEKQNLERLNKENSQIIIDLNTKLTQLQAAVDDKTLELNKVVGVSKEHEVNLNKEITKLRMELSAKVLDLEQLEDSKKKQETALKTLQDEINRVKEEYNNKINEYEGLLNEVTQQNEKNKTEMLELQQSLNTKTKEYEKLMQELSESSNSSEKLVSEYKQTIHERDKEIIKLKDDFEQTTANFNIKHSKIAEEHKKEIDERNTKIEQLLKEIEEHKHSLDQSKVEFETLNSQFNINADELKQLREENEKLKQSVNDLTQSNNELKTKISEMELEIGECRRQFESANEKCAELQKAKEKIESEYMNLTGQTTDSNEQFNKLSQHLKETEKELQDLKDKHRETVNTYARTEQELKQKLFKIQEDFSVERAQLVDSVNQNIEKLKEADGKVKELETQTTDINIRLGNLQSDNDKLLDENTILKKEIEALKIKEQEVNNDHEAACKKLEVDIEKYKEEISILKAEGATSEVKLMEKVDQLTEAQNDLNNKLEEARKHEDSLQKILDDMTSQLNNQKVQHEKEISQLQNNLTAATEESEKYKTEESRLKELLEQNQNSVKDLTLKLEMIEVDLKSKTEIVAEKDRQVAQINEELSKATENKKQLEEKLNSAALETNELKQKYDNLTANFSAEESVLKEQLTQLENLRKEMTVLVQDKQSLESKCSETLVELSELKKSLEEKDSLIKSQNEKNETESRKVAELNETILTLKQEIQTQEALVRERDGQIARTEQQLRSGTHESLLEMSMLHYENNSRASADSVRALETLRARVKNLETEIQTRDSKLEELQKIEKEQVELKKLADEAVATKAAMDDLKKQLEKSEKDIQQLTSINEAQKLNYEDLNKQLQTQFDEFKKESKRAKHELKAALVNYEKELKESKDKVAVEIDKQNQLQQKLTESEKKISEISQKLELVTVQQSSDVEKDKQLEKLTTELHAAKQHSEDIVAKNENLIKNLKADIENKMKDLKQKDDLINKLQEEIKKQKTKVELAEREKVLLQKENVTKLKDKNDNNAMGVLGEGDTAPPKTSDDKEMIDGQVSFLNSVIVDMQRKNEQLMARVQALEGGTVVPEPIFNGRKARAVAPRLFCDICDVFDAHDTEECPRQSAEPDAPPTPANRRAPPPPRPYCDICEVFGHATENCDEEETF